The genomic stretch TTCCCCTAGgcttcaccttcttgttaaaagcccgctctatccttttctgatagagctgAACATGATACAACGCATTCAAACGACGCTCATCAAGTAACACCAACGAATCATATCTGGCTTGGACCCAATCCGCTTCCGGGACCTGGCTTTCGAGCAAGATGCGCAGGGAGGGTACTTCCAGTTCGACTGGTTGTACCGCTTCCATCCCGTAAACTAGATAGTACGGGGTTGCCCCTGTGGGTCGTTTCGATGGATGTTCTATATCCCCACAACGCGAAGGGTATCTTCTCCGGCCACTCCTTGTAATTGTCAGACATCTTTCTCAATATAGTAGCCACCGTTTTGTTAGCGGCCTCCACTGCTCCATTTGTCTGAGGTCGATATGGGGATGACTTATGATGCTTGAttctatacttttcaagtatagaGGTCATCTCGACTTGAAAGTGAGTTCCATGATCAGCGATGAACTCGTGCGGCACTCCGCACCGACGATGATGTCATTCTCGAATAAACTTGGCTACTTGCTTCGCATTTAGCACTTTGTAAGACTTGGCCTCTACCCACTTGGTAAAGTAATCAATAGCGACTAGGATATAACAATGCCCTCCTGTTCCAGAAGGGtttacttttccgatgatgtcgattccccaggttgagaaaggccaaggtGACGTCATGGTATATAGCATAGAAGGTGGTACATGTTGAATATTCGcaaatatttggcaattgtgacaatgCCGGACATATCTGCGACAATCTGTTTCCATTGTTGTCCAATGGTATCCTAACCTCATGATCTTCCGAACTAGCATGTGAGAGTTCATATGCGGCCCACATtccccgtcgtggacttcttccatgacctttTTTGACGTTGTCTTGTCGACGCATCGCAACAGACACCCCGTGTCTTTGTCTTCTTATACAATTGTCCATCGTTAGTTTTAACGAATTGGGCGGATAACATTCGCAATGCACGCTTTCCACGTGTATCGAGGTCCGGGGTATTCTCCTGCTTCTTTGAATCTCACAATGGatgcataccaaggttcggccgCTTTCCCGGCATCATCGACAGCGTTTATATAAGCTGGTGAAGACCTTCGTTCAACACACAATGGCATGCTATCCATATGATCGGGGATGTTTATCATCGCTGCCGGTTTTGATAAAGATGCGTCGGCGAATCGATTTTCCTCCCTTGGGAGGTACACGTATCGCACCTCTTCGAAGAGTTTTTCTAGCTCTTCTATCTTAGCCTGGTAGGGTGCCAGGCTGCTACTTTTGATCTTCCATGACCCCGTCACTTGATTGATGACCAAGGAGGAATCCCCGTGTACTGTCAACTTCATGACTCCTAACTTGTTAGCGCTCTGCAAACCaagtaggcatgcttcgtattccgcGGCGTTA from Silene latifolia isolate original U9 population chromosome 2, ASM4854445v1, whole genome shotgun sequence encodes the following:
- the LOC141640803 gene encoding uncharacterized protein LOC141640803, which codes for MEAVQPVELEVPSLRILLESQVPEADWVQARYDSLVLLDERRLNALYHVQLYQKRIERAFNKKVKPRGINEGDLVLKSVRALLPVDPRGKFKPNWAGPYLVKKIQTGGAVHLTDLEGNDFSNPTNLDQLKKYYP
- the LOC141640804 gene encoding uncharacterized protein LOC141640804, producing MDPIKYLFEKPVLNGRMSRWTLMLSEFDLKYVPLKAIKGKVVADFLADNPVEETDIVDTWSFPDEDIVHVEDDVWDLYFDGASNNMGCGIGVLIISPRGEHSANKLGVMKLTVHGDSSLVINQVTGSWKIKSSSLAPYQAKIEELEKLFEEVRYVYLPREENRFADASLSKPAAMINIPDHMDSMPLCVERRSSPAYINAVDDAGKAAEPWYASIVRFKEAGEYPGPRYTWKACIANVIRPIR